A genome region from Cucurbita pepo subsp. pepo cultivar mu-cu-16 chromosome LG02, ASM280686v2, whole genome shotgun sequence includes the following:
- the LOC111787722 gene encoding uridine kinase-like protein 3 isoform X2, which produces MGSASVADLLEASAGVHFSGLYMDSLKQQNGHTKSLMSGTENFQKQPFVIGVAGGATSGKTTVCDMIIHQLHDQRVVLVNQDSFYHYLTSEELAQVNEYNFDHPNAFDTEELLSSMEKLRHGESVDIPKYDFKSYKNNVFPPRRVNPADVIILEGILVFHDPRVRELMNMKIFVDTDADVRLARRIKRDTVDKARDIAAVLDQYSKFVKPAFDDFILPTKKYADIIIPRGGDNHVAIDLIVQHIRTKLGQHDLCKIYPNLYVIQSTFQIRGMHTLIRDAKTTKHDFVFYADRLIRLVVEHGLGHLPFTEKQVTTPTGSVYSGVDFCKRLCGVSVIRSGESMENALRACCKGIKIGKILIHREGDNGQQLIYEKLPSDISNRHVLLLDPILGTGYSAVQAISLLISKGVPEPNIIFLNLISAPQGVHVVCKRFPRIKIVTSEIEIGLNEDFRVVPGMGEFGDRYFGTDDDEEVRPLHSNRSLK; this is translated from the exons ATGGGCTCTGCTTCAGTTGCTGATTTACTAGAGGCCTCAGCAGGCGTGCATTTTTCTGGGCTTTATATGGATAGTTTGAAGCAACAAAATGGACATACGAAGAGCTTGATGTCAGGaactgaaaattttcaaaaacaaccTTTTGTCATAG GGGTTGCGGGTGGTGCAACCTCTGGGAAGACAACCGTTTGTGATATGATCATTCATCAACTTCATGACCAGCGAGTCGTACTTGTAAACCAG GATTCCTTCTATCATTATTTAACTTCCGAGGAACTTGCACAAGTCAATGAATACAACTTTGACCATCCTA ATGCATTTGACACAGAGGAACTTTTAAGTTCGATGGAGAAATTGAGGCATGGGGAGTCTGTAGATATTCCAAAATATGACTTCAAGAGTTACAAAAATAACGTTTTTCCACCAAGAAGG GTTAACCCTGCAGATGTTATCATTTTGGAAGGAATTCTCGTTTTCCATGACCCTCGTGTTCGAGAACTGATGAATATGAAGATATTTGTTGATACAG ATGCTGATGTTCGTTTAGCGAGAAGGATTAAGCGTGATACTGTGGATAAGGCTAGAGACATAGCTGCAGTACTCGATCAG tattcaaaatttgtaaaGCCTGCATTTGATGACTTCATACTTCCAACAAAGAAGTATGCTGATATCATCATTCCCAGAGGGGGTGACAATCATGTTGCCATTGATTTGATTGTACAACATATTCGCACCAAGCTTGGTCAGCATGATCTTTGTAAAATATACCCTAATTTATATGTTATCCAGTCTACCTTCCAG aTACGAGGGATGCATACATTAATACGAGATGCTAAAACCACAAAGCatgattttgtgttttatgCCGACCGGTTGATTCGTCTG GTTGTTGAACATGGTCTGGGACATTTACCATTTACAGAGAAGCAGGTGACAACTCCAACTG GATCTGTGTACAGTGGTGTTGATTTCTGCAAGAGGTTATGTGGTGTATCTGTCATCCGGAG TGGTGAGAGTATGGAAAATGCTCTGCGGGCATGTTGTAAAGGCATCAAAATTGGAAAGATTCTCATTCATAGGGAAGGCGACAATGGTCAACAG ttaatttatgaaaaactACCCTCTGATATCTCCAATAGACATGTATTACTATTGGATCCCATCCTAGGCACAG GGTATTCAGCGGTGCAAGCTATTTCTTTGCTCATAAGCAAGGGTGTTCCAGAGcctaatattatatttctcaATCTCATATCA GCACCTCAAGGCGTTCATGTGGTGTGCAAACGTTTTCCAAGAATAAAGATAGTGACCTCTGAAATTGAGATTGGTCTGAATGAAGATTTTCGTGTGGTGCCTGGTATGGGTGAGTTTGGGGACCGATATTTTGGAACCGACGATGATGAAGAAGTGAGGCCTCTCCACAGTAATCGTTCTCTCAAGTAA
- the LOC111787722 gene encoding uridine kinase-like protein 3 isoform X1 — translation MGSASVADLLEASAGVHFSGLYMDSLKQQNGHTKSLMSGTENFQKQPFVIGVAGGATSGKTTVCDMIIHQLHDQRVVLVNQDSFYHYLTSEELAQVNEYNFDHPNAFDTEELLSSMEKLRHGESVDIPKYDFKSYKNNVFPPRRVNPADVIILEGILVFHDPRVRELMNMKIFVDTDADVRLARRIKRDTVDKARDIAAVLDQYSKFVKPAFDDFILPTKKYADIIIPRGGDNHVAIDLIVQHIRTKLGQHDLCKIYPNLYVIQSTFQIRGMHTLIRDAKTTKHDFVFYADRLIRLVVEHGLGHLPFTEKQVTTPTGSVYSGVDFCKRLCGVSVIRSGESMENALRACCKGIKIGKILIHREGDNGQQVCSRFRVFFGFVPKCMHILTGFDVICFVQLIYEKLPSDISNRHVLLLDPILGTGYSAVQAISLLISKGVPEPNIIFLNLISAPQGVHVVCKRFPRIKIVTSEIEIGLNEDFRVVPGMGEFGDRYFGTDDDEEVRPLHSNRSLK, via the exons ATGGGCTCTGCTTCAGTTGCTGATTTACTAGAGGCCTCAGCAGGCGTGCATTTTTCTGGGCTTTATATGGATAGTTTGAAGCAACAAAATGGACATACGAAGAGCTTGATGTCAGGaactgaaaattttcaaaaacaaccTTTTGTCATAG GGGTTGCGGGTGGTGCAACCTCTGGGAAGACAACCGTTTGTGATATGATCATTCATCAACTTCATGACCAGCGAGTCGTACTTGTAAACCAG GATTCCTTCTATCATTATTTAACTTCCGAGGAACTTGCACAAGTCAATGAATACAACTTTGACCATCCTA ATGCATTTGACACAGAGGAACTTTTAAGTTCGATGGAGAAATTGAGGCATGGGGAGTCTGTAGATATTCCAAAATATGACTTCAAGAGTTACAAAAATAACGTTTTTCCACCAAGAAGG GTTAACCCTGCAGATGTTATCATTTTGGAAGGAATTCTCGTTTTCCATGACCCTCGTGTTCGAGAACTGATGAATATGAAGATATTTGTTGATACAG ATGCTGATGTTCGTTTAGCGAGAAGGATTAAGCGTGATACTGTGGATAAGGCTAGAGACATAGCTGCAGTACTCGATCAG tattcaaaatttgtaaaGCCTGCATTTGATGACTTCATACTTCCAACAAAGAAGTATGCTGATATCATCATTCCCAGAGGGGGTGACAATCATGTTGCCATTGATTTGATTGTACAACATATTCGCACCAAGCTTGGTCAGCATGATCTTTGTAAAATATACCCTAATTTATATGTTATCCAGTCTACCTTCCAG aTACGAGGGATGCATACATTAATACGAGATGCTAAAACCACAAAGCatgattttgtgttttatgCCGACCGGTTGATTCGTCTG GTTGTTGAACATGGTCTGGGACATTTACCATTTACAGAGAAGCAGGTGACAACTCCAACTG GATCTGTGTACAGTGGTGTTGATTTCTGCAAGAGGTTATGTGGTGTATCTGTCATCCGGAG TGGTGAGAGTATGGAAAATGCTCTGCGGGCATGTTGTAAAGGCATCAAAATTGGAAAGATTCTCATTCATAGGGAAGGCGACAATGGTCAACAGGTATGCTCTCGTTTTCGCGTCTTCTTTGGTTTTGTTCCCAAGTGCATGCATATATTGACAGGTTTTGACGTCATATGCTTTGTGCagttaatttatgaaaaactACCCTCTGATATCTCCAATAGACATGTATTACTATTGGATCCCATCCTAGGCACAG GGTATTCAGCGGTGCAAGCTATTTCTTTGCTCATAAGCAAGGGTGTTCCAGAGcctaatattatatttctcaATCTCATATCA GCACCTCAAGGCGTTCATGTGGTGTGCAAACGTTTTCCAAGAATAAAGATAGTGACCTCTGAAATTGAGATTGGTCTGAATGAAGATTTTCGTGTGGTGCCTGGTATGGGTGAGTTTGGGGACCGATATTTTGGAACCGACGATGATGAAGAAGTGAGGCCTCTCCACAGTAATCGTTCTCTCAAGTAA